The following are encoded in a window of Roseimaritima ulvae genomic DNA:
- a CDS encoding type II toxin-antitoxin system RelE/ParE family toxin, giving the protein MRVDWTATALSDLDAIHAFIAADSPHYATAVVDRFTARCTQISAFPYSGEMVPEYQREDIREVLEYSYRMIYLVAQPVTWVLAVVHGAKPLPETPPTP; this is encoded by the coding sequence ATGAGGGTTGATTGGACCGCGACGGCCCTTTCGGACCTTGATGCCATCCATGCCTTCATAGCGGCGGACTCACCACACTATGCGACGGCTGTCGTCGACCGTTTTACCGCTCGGTGCACTCAAATATCCGCATTTCCCTACTCTGGCGAAATGGTGCCTGAGTACCAACGCGAGGACATTCGGGAGGTGCTTGAGTATTCGTATCGCATGATCTACTTGGTCGCTCAACCCGTGACCTGGGTTCTCGCGGTTGTGCACGGGGCGAAGCCGCTACCCGAGACTCCTCCAACGCCGTAA